One window from the genome of Marinifilum sp. JC120 encodes:
- a CDS encoding ABC transporter substrate-binding protein, which yields MKNFFSTFLLFATLLTCTPQVDAIIRVTVYGDDAYVPYCFMQNGTFDGIYVRILEKAFSRMKGYDIRIVPVPYKRLLLGLENGKIFAAFPPYQFPQKRPWIDAYSTPILEEDYSIFCADGILDTSRPNWPEDYKDLRIGVNDGFIIPDADDLKIEDASSNERNIKKLLAGRIDCYVNDSKSIIYTAKLMGVDSSKLVQGIKISTEYGHLAFSRKNNPPFKRNFIKKFNQVIYEMKCSDEIEAIVNEFIH from the coding sequence ATGAAAAACTTTTTCAGCACGTTCCTACTCTTTGCAACGTTACTTACATGCACTCCACAGGTAGACGCAATTATCAGAGTAACTGTCTATGGTGATGATGCATATGTTCCATATTGCTTCATGCAAAATGGCACTTTTGACGGTATCTATGTACGGATTCTAGAAAAGGCTTTTTCCAGAATGAAAGGATACGACATCAGAATTGTACCAGTCCCATATAAGCGGTTATTGCTGGGACTTGAAAATGGAAAAATATTCGCAGCCTTTCCCCCGTACCAGTTTCCACAAAAACGCCCATGGATAGACGCATACTCTACGCCGATACTTGAGGAAGATTATTCGATCTTCTGCGCCGACGGTATTCTGGATACTTCACGCCCCAATTGGCCAGAAGACTATAAAGACCTACGCATAGGGGTTAATGACGGGTTCATAATCCCTGATGCAGATGATTTGAAAATTGAAGATGCCTCAAGCAATGAAAGAAATATCAAAAAACTCCTTGCCGGACGCATTGATTGCTACGTGAATGACAGCAAATCAATCATCTATACAGCAAAACTAATGGGCGTCGATTCTTCTAAGCTGGTGCAAGGAATAAAAATCAGCACCGAATACGGACATCTGGCCTTCTCCCGCAAGAACAATCCGCCATTCAAACGTAATTTTATAAAAAAATTCAATCAAGTGATATACGAAATGAAATGCAGTGATGAAATTGAAGCCATCGTTAATGAATTCATCCATTAA
- a CDS encoding DUF3412 domain-containing protein — protein sequence MQTELKIPILPRRIVSQQFSDADIERLAQGLADPENRMTEIIGALINVHKNDVCDTREIRVKFKDMQIEVAPVNGHINLQCTRVPRDCLYDGRNVIWQSVEHISAVIRDIIFAPKFDCGTDCCRSTNIKKFVEHSGLMYRGERGLVMFTWGGHQVPIEEYNFAKELGYWTALFMPDMENITGCGVGVMKAPFKGAQVAYGKQNSFERFGHRDFIGFSEKKILAAEAPNELVTQLLTFPTIEERMEAFIRASHRGKVHPGGAGTVEEVLTMLALLSMPDNKGIPYEFDLVERGGGVYFKELDEYLKICFGDALDGLYNVHVGTARSYANYVAYQTQHLNTRYLWNDDLVFEPRIQEPFAVTFESMEGLDLSRDQEPFSLLINLRRFFSGVVHLTVKDPDMLDSWGDDRPLIKGDKNILAATDQLVRKLAKQGRIHPSKSNKPAYRIE from the coding sequence ATGCAAACAGAATTAAAGATTCCTATTCTTCCCCGCAGGATTGTCTCGCAGCAGTTCAGTGATGCTGATATTGAGCGTCTTGCCCAAGGGCTGGCTGATCCTGAAAATCGCATGACTGAGATCATTGGTGCATTGATTAATGTGCACAAGAATGATGTCTGCGATACCCGCGAAATCCGGGTTAAATTTAAAGATATGCAGATCGAAGTGGCTCCAGTGAACGGGCATATCAATCTGCAATGTACGCGTGTGCCGAGGGATTGTCTTTATGACGGACGAAATGTCATCTGGCAGTCTGTGGAGCATATTTCTGCGGTCATTCGTGATATAATTTTTGCCCCTAAATTCGATTGTGGCACTGATTGCTGCCGGTCTACAAATATTAAAAAATTTGTGGAGCATTCGGGGTTAATGTACCGGGGTGAGCGCGGTCTGGTTATGTTCACTTGGGGCGGGCATCAGGTTCCCATTGAGGAATACAATTTCGCCAAGGAACTCGGGTATTGGACAGCTCTTTTTATGCCGGACATGGAAAATATCACCGGGTGCGGCGTGGGTGTTATGAAGGCTCCGTTCAAAGGTGCTCAGGTTGCTTATGGTAAGCAGAATTCTTTTGAACGGTTTGGGCATCGCGACTTTATTGGATTTTCAGAGAAGAAGATTCTGGCTGCGGAAGCTCCTAACGAGTTGGTTACCCAGCTTCTAACTTTTCCTACCATTGAAGAACGTATGGAAGCCTTCATTCGTGCCTCGCACCGTGGTAAGGTTCATCCCGGTGGTGCCGGTACTGTTGAAGAAGTTTTGACCATGCTGGCTTTGCTTTCCATGCCGGACAACAAGGGCATTCCTTATGAATTCGACCTTGTTGAGAGAGGCGGCGGGGTGTATTTTAAGGAACTCGACGAGTATCTTAAAATCTGTTTTGGAGATGCTCTGGATGGTTTGTATAACGTGCATGTCGGTACTGCCCGTTCGTATGCTAATTATGTTGCCTACCAGACTCAGCATTTGAACACTCGCTACTTATGGAATGATGATCTCGTTTTTGAGCCCCGGATTCAGGAGCCTTTTGCGGTTACTTTTGAATCCATGGAAGGTTTGGATCTTTCCCGTGATCAGGAGCCTTTTTCTCTGCTTATTAACCTGCGCCGTTTCTTCTCAGGCGTTGTCCACCTAACAGTAAAAGACCCGGATATGCTTGATTCGTGGGGGGATGACAGACCGCTTATCAAAGGTGATAAGAATATTCTGGCAGCTACAGACCAACTGGTCCGTAAGTTGGCCAAGCAGGGCAGGATTCATCCCAGCAAGAGCAATAAACCTGCTTATCGTATTGAATAG